From Pseudanabaena sp. PCC 6802, one genomic window encodes:
- a CDS encoding ATP-dependent helicase produces MTSYAPDLNNLHNLRAMLRSGQQAMADWQGGELAVSAVPGAGKSTGMAIAAAIAIAKYKLNRNQQLVIVTFTRSAASNIRKKVRDELSKLQLPQSAFTVNTLHGLAFSIATSQPALSGLGSSDVQLISDAQKQRLIRWATIQWLKENPQQYEELVAGIGFDGEDTERMRRQTVLRTDVLPNLAKEAISTAKSSRLTPDDLRYSDAGEILTVAAGLYEVYDRLLRQQGAIDYDDMILGALRVLDRPSVRQFWQERIFAVFEDEAQDSSPLQTKLLEILAEDVKETGLDLAPLTPSPSGRGEQNQSADIAPATVSATPGELNEDRGALPIVSNLVSNLIRVGDPNQAINSTFTTADPRFFNEFCDRCALKNRLVELDRAGRSTKPVIEAANFVLAWVNQSQYGKVEKPFRAQHIHPVDPDDPQPDANPDPLGKGVEIQFPQDIEQTARLIGVRAKQLFAADRNLSMAVLVRQHNQGKFICASLQAWSKANDIPIYDVEQSDRRSRVPVDMLSILQFMDRPHSPDLLKAALGVLAERQIIKPQDLNALASAPEQFLYPTMLDPEPTAIAASAQAKCIGLLRAKLELPLYNLIPFIAMTLDYDQGELATADKLCDRLNQQLVGNYTMASTIAALQEIVLSENFEAVEEENLEGRYMKPGQLTVISLHKAKGLDWDVVFMPFLHERIFPGKLFLPESVKFLGDFTYPEVARAQIRALIHQEPIPTPAIAWEQCQMLKQAEEFRLLYVGMTRAKRLLVLSACSSTPFNWNNLDSRIDNVPACPAISALAQKFPQFVLPV; encoded by the coding sequence ATGACCTCGTACGCTCCCGATCTCAATAACCTGCATAATCTACGGGCAATGCTGCGCTCTGGGCAGCAAGCTATGGCGGATTGGCAAGGGGGAGAATTAGCGGTGTCCGCCGTACCGGGGGCTGGCAAGTCTACGGGGATGGCGATCGCTGCCGCCATCGCTATTGCCAAATATAAGCTCAACCGCAATCAGCAGTTAGTCATCGTTACATTTACGCGCTCTGCCGCCAGCAATATTCGCAAGAAAGTTCGCGACGAGCTTAGTAAGTTGCAACTGCCTCAAAGCGCGTTTACAGTCAATACATTGCATGGCTTAGCATTTAGCATAGCCACTTCCCAGCCCGCATTATCCGGTTTAGGTAGCTCGGACGTACAGCTTATTTCCGACGCTCAGAAACAGCGACTGATTCGATGGGCAACGATCCAGTGGCTGAAGGAAAATCCACAACAATACGAGGAACTAGTAGCGGGAATCGGATTTGATGGGGAGGATACAGAAAGAATGCGGCGGCAGACGGTACTGCGTACTGATGTTTTACCAAATCTCGCCAAAGAAGCGATCTCGACGGCAAAGAGTTCTCGCCTCACGCCTGACGATCTGCGTTACAGCGATGCGGGTGAAATTCTGACCGTGGCAGCAGGGTTGTATGAGGTCTACGATCGCCTGCTGCGACAGCAGGGCGCGATCGACTACGACGACATGATCCTGGGGGCGTTGCGAGTCCTGGATCGCCCATCGGTGCGCCAGTTTTGGCAGGAACGCATCTTTGCCGTGTTTGAAGACGAAGCCCAGGATTCATCGCCGCTACAAACTAAACTGCTGGAGATTTTAGCGGAAGATGTGAAAGAAACCGGACTCGATCTTGCCCCCCTCACCCCTAGCCCCTCAGGGAGAGGGGAACAAAACCAGAGCGCGGACATTGCCCCTGCGACCGTTAGTGCAACTCCTGGTGAGTTAAATGAGGATAGGGGTGCGCTCCCAATCGTTAGTAATTTAGTTAGTAATTTAATCAGGGTTGGCGATCCGAATCAGGCGATTAACTCTACATTTACTACTGCCGATCCTAGATTCTTTAATGAATTTTGCGATCGCTGCGCCCTCAAAAATCGGCTGGTGGAACTCGATCGGGCTGGACGCAGTACTAAACCTGTAATTGAGGCGGCTAATTTTGTGTTGGCATGGGTAAACCAATCGCAGTATGGCAAAGTCGAGAAGCCATTTCGCGCCCAACATATCCATCCCGTCGATCCCGACGATCCGCAACCCGATGCGAACCCCGATCCACTCGGTAAAGGCGTAGAAATTCAGTTTCCTCAAGATATCGAGCAGACAGCCAGGTTAATTGGGGTGAGGGCAAAGCAACTATTCGCTGCCGATCGCAATCTCAGTATGGCGGTGTTGGTACGCCAGCACAACCAGGGCAAATTTATTTGTGCGTCTCTACAAGCATGGTCGAAAGCCAACGATATCCCCATCTACGACGTGGAACAAAGCGATCGCCGCTCTCGCGTACCAGTCGATATGCTGTCGATTCTGCAATTTATGGATCGTCCCCATTCCCCCGATCTGCTCAAAGCCGCTTTAGGTGTATTGGCAGAACGACAAATTATCAAGCCGCAGGATCTCAATGCCCTTGCCAGCGCGCCGGAACAATTCCTCTATCCCACTATGCTCGATCCCGAGCCAACAGCGATCGCCGCCTCTGCTCAGGCGAAATGCATCGGCCTACTGCGTGCCAAGTTAGAACTACCTCTCTATAATCTCATTCCCTTTATTGCCATGACCTTAGACTACGACCAGGGGGAATTGGCAACGGCGGATAAACTCTGCGATCGCCTGAACCAACAACTTGTGGGTAACTACACGATGGCAAGCACGATTGCCGCTTTGCAAGAGATCGTCCTATCTGAAAATTTTGAGGCGGTGGAGGAGGAGAACCTGGAAGGGCGCTACATGAAACCCGGTCAGTTGACTGTAATCAGCCTTCACAAAGCCAAAGGCTTGGACTGGGATGTGGTATTCATGCCTTTTTTGCACGAGCGCATCTTTCCGGGCAAATTATTTTTACCGGAGTCGGTAAAGTTCTTGGGCGACTTCACGTATCCCGAGGTTGCCCGCGCTCAAATTCGAGCGTTGATTCATCAGGAACCGATCCCGACACCAGCGATCGCCTGGGAGCAGTGTCAAATGCTCAAGCAAGCTGAGGAATTTCGCTTGCTTTACGTCGGCATGACCCGTGCCAAGCGCCTGTTGGTATTATCTGCCTGTAGTAGCACGCCTTTTAACTGGAATAATCTCGACAGTAGAATTGATAACGTGCCCGCCTGCCCTGCGATTTCAGCTTTGGCGCAAAAATTTCCTCAGTTTGTTTTGCCAGTTTAG
- the surE gene encoding 5'/3'-nucleotidase SurE has product MNILISNDDGIYSPGVKALADALSHGEHEITVVCPDRERSATGHALTIHHPLRVEAIENVYHPSVKAWACSGTPSDSVKLALDALMSDRPQLVLSGINRGANLGTDVLYSGTVSAAMEGVLEGIPSIAFSLTSFTATDFSAAAEFASRLVGAIAHHPIDEPVLFNVNIPAIPADAICGIVVTKLGIRRYRDIFEKRIDPRGKIYYWLSGEVVEEDVTSGTDIQAIRDNYITITPLKYDLTLDPGLPKLKDWLCLAML; this is encoded by the coding sequence ATGAATATTCTAATTAGTAATGATGACGGCATCTATTCCCCTGGGGTTAAAGCTCTGGCTGATGCTCTCAGTCATGGCGAGCATGAAATTACTGTAGTTTGTCCCGATCGCGAACGTTCCGCCACAGGTCACGCTCTTACTATCCATCACCCCCTCCGTGTCGAGGCGATCGAGAATGTCTACCATCCCTCAGTTAAAGCATGGGCTTGTTCTGGCACGCCCTCTGATTCGGTCAAGCTAGCTCTTGATGCCTTGATGAGCGATCGCCCTCAGTTAGTTCTTTCAGGTATTAATCGCGGTGCTAATCTGGGTACGGATGTGTTGTATTCCGGCACGGTTTCGGCGGCGATGGAAGGAGTGCTAGAAGGAATACCCAGTATTGCCTTTAGTTTGACCAGTTTTACAGCAACGGACTTCAGCGCAGCGGCAGAGTTTGCCAGTCGATTGGTAGGGGCGATCGCCCACCATCCCATTGACGAACCAGTATTATTTAATGTCAATATTCCTGCAATTCCTGCCGACGCCATTTGTGGCATAGTTGTAACTAAGCTGGGGATTAGACGCTATCGCGATATATTTGAAAAGCGGATCGACCCAAGAGGTAAAATCTACTATTGGCTCTCGGGTGAAGTAGTAGAGGAAGATGTAACATCTGGTACCGATATACAAGCAATTCGGGATAATTACATAACCATTACTCCGTTGAAATACGACCTCACGCTCGATCCCGGCTTACCTAAGTTAAAGGATTGGCTTTGTCTTGCCATGTTATAA
- a CDS encoding CRR6 family NdhI maturation factor, with product MSTTINVNLACIENIDITPARLILDKLLAESPHDLTGFDPQIQFEILFPREQGDPRELSEIPEVRLWFIRLDATYPWLPYLLNWRAGELTRYTAMLVPHQFSRTEGIEFNAEALQIFVMHKVFMISQWLKQRGINSNEKLQHMAQSLGYEIDSEFFTLL from the coding sequence ATGTCAACCACGATTAATGTAAATCTGGCGTGTATAGAGAATATCGATATTACACCCGCCCGACTGATTTTAGATAAACTCCTGGCAGAGTCACCCCACGATCTAACTGGATTCGATCCGCAAATTCAGTTTGAAATTCTATTTCCCCGCGAGCAGGGAGATCCGCGCGAGCTATCCGAAATTCCCGAGGTTCGTCTCTGGTTTATTCGTCTGGATGCCACTTACCCCTGGCTGCCTTACCTGCTTAACTGGCGCGCAGGCGAGCTAACTAGATATACAGCTATGCTAGTACCGCATCAGTTTAGCCGCACTGAGGGAATTGAATTCAACGCTGAAGCTCTACAAATTTTTGTCATGCACAAAGTATTCATGATTTCGCAATGGCTAAAACAGCGAGGTATTAACAGTAATGAAAAACTACAGCACATGGCACAATCTTTAGGCTACGAAATTGATTCGGAATTCTTTACATTGTTATAA
- the csaB gene encoding polysaccharide pyruvyl transferase CsaB produces the protein MQRAVLCGYYGMGNGGDEALLASLLQMLPSHVQPLVLSANPKATEKLHQVESCDRYSVRSLLRAFKRSDAFIWGGGSLMQDATSARNPIYYGGLMGLARGMGLNTVAWAQGIGPLHRPFSRWITKLAFNACDRITVRDSGSAQLLADWQIPCIMAPDPVWALKAEPTPQLLSLPSPRIAVMLRSHPLLTNAKLTCSIEALKYLQAATDAYILLVPFQPSKDEEIARQIHASLPTKSAIIVQDNPRLLKGIFQGVEMAIAMRFHGLIMAAAEGCRCSAISYDPKVTRLMSDLGIQGWELAELPDRPDAIGREWVEQFANREPLSSAQIKSLVDRALIHTQVLAEL, from the coding sequence ATGCAGCGTGCAGTTTTATGCGGCTATTACGGCATGGGCAACGGTGGAGATGAAGCTCTCCTGGCATCCCTCCTCCAAATGTTGCCCTCCCACGTACAACCATTGGTATTGTCGGCAAACCCCAAAGCAACGGAAAAGCTCCATCAAGTAGAGAGTTGCGATCGCTATTCTGTCCGATCTTTACTCAGAGCTTTTAAGCGATCGGATGCGTTCATCTGGGGAGGCGGTAGTCTCATGCAAGATGCCACTAGCGCTCGCAATCCAATCTACTACGGCGGTCTGATGGGACTAGCCCGTGGCATGGGTTTAAATACAGTGGCATGGGCGCAGGGGATTGGCCCGCTACATCGCCCCTTCAGCCGCTGGATTACAAAATTGGCATTTAATGCTTGCGATCGCATCACCGTACGCGATAGTGGTTCGGCTCAACTACTGGCTGATTGGCAGATTCCCTGTATTATGGCACCCGATCCGGTGTGGGCGCTCAAAGCGGAACCAACCCCGCAGCTATTGTCGCTGCCATCTCCCAGGATCGCCGTTATGCTCCGCTCCCACCCTTTACTAACCAATGCTAAACTCACCTGCTCGATCGAGGCTCTCAAGTATCTGCAAGCGGCAACTGATGCCTATATACTGCTCGTGCCATTCCAACCAAGCAAAGACGAGGAGATTGCGCGGCAAATTCATGCAAGTCTTCCTACTAAAAGTGCAATTATCGTGCAAGATAATCCACGCCTACTCAAAGGAATTTTCCAGGGTGTAGAAATGGCGATCGCCATGCGATTTCATGGATTAATTATGGCAGCAGCGGAGGGATGTCGCTGTAGTGCCATTAGTTACGATCCTAAGGTAACCCGCCTGATGAGCGATCTGGGCATTCAAGGGTGGGAGCTAGCAGAGCTACCCGATCGCCCCGATGCGATCGGCAGAGAATGGGTAGAACAGTTCGCCAACAGAGAGCCACTTAGTTCTGCCCAAATTAAATCTCTAGTAGATCGCGCGCTAATCCATACCCAAGTGCTCGCCGAATTATAG
- a CDS encoding MoaD/ThiS family protein has protein sequence MAVKVLIPTPLQQLTNNQATVECEGSNVSEMIDSLESSCPGIKARICDDRGNLRRFVNFYVNSEDIRFLEGAGTKLQDGDEVSIIPAIAGG, from the coding sequence ATGGCTGTTAAAGTTTTAATCCCCACACCCTTACAACAACTGACCAACAATCAAGCGACTGTAGAATGCGAAGGCAGCAACGTCTCCGAAATGATCGACTCTTTAGAGTCTAGCTGCCCGGGCATTAAAGCAAGGATTTGCGACGATCGAGGCAATCTGCGCCGATTTGTTAATTTTTATGTAAACAGCGAAGATATTCGCTTCCTAGAAGGTGCTGGCACCAAACTCCAGGATGGAGATGAGGTAAGCATTATTCCAGCGATCGCGGGCGGTTAA
- the corA gene encoding magnesium/cobalt transporter CorA: MLQNFARFNLDRNIVLKESSDSDFETYAYNEPGSPPGTLIIDADSQIPNIFLIDYNTNNAIDITVATPEECLPYLDTESVSWVDVQGLGSEDVLQRLGKVFNLHPLLLEDAVNIPQRPKVDEYEGHLMLIAHMVNKQANANGFLVEQVSLIVGRNYLLTIQEEPELDAFEPVRERIHYNKGIIRQQGTDYLAYALIDAIIDGFFPVLEDYGERLEDLQDEVVSQPTKRTLDKIHRIKRELLLLRRAIWPQRDAINSLIREDSQLISQLVRVYLRDCYDHTVQVIDMVETYRELASNLMDIYLSSISNRMNEVMQTLTVISTIFIPLTFIAGIYGMNFDRSASPLNMPELGWYYGYPLILTAMAAIAISLLIYFWRRGWLSDREP; encoded by the coding sequence ATGCTGCAAAACTTTGCTCGATTCAATCTCGATCGAAATATTGTCCTCAAAGAGAGTAGCGACAGTGATTTTGAGACCTATGCCTACAATGAGCCAGGTAGTCCGCCGGGCACCTTGATTATTGATGCGGACTCCCAAATTCCTAATATTTTTTTAATTGACTACAATACCAACAACGCGATTGACATTACTGTTGCTACGCCCGAAGAATGCCTACCCTATTTGGATACTGAATCTGTGTCTTGGGTTGACGTGCAAGGCTTAGGATCGGAAGATGTCCTCCAGAGACTGGGAAAGGTATTTAACTTGCATCCACTCCTGCTAGAAGATGCGGTTAATATACCCCAACGTCCTAAAGTAGACGAATACGAGGGACATCTGATGCTTATTGCTCATATGGTAAATAAGCAAGCCAATGCCAATGGTTTCTTAGTAGAGCAGGTCAGCCTGATTGTTGGTCGCAACTATCTTTTAACTATTCAAGAAGAACCAGAGCTAGATGCTTTTGAGCCTGTAAGAGAAAGAATTCATTATAATAAGGGTATAATCCGACAACAAGGAACAGATTATCTTGCTTATGCTCTAATTGATGCAATAATCGATGGGTTTTTCCCAGTACTGGAAGATTATGGCGAACGGCTAGAAGATCTGCAAGATGAGGTGGTTTCTCAGCCTACTAAGCGCACCCTAGATAAAATTCATCGGATTAAACGTGAATTGCTACTGTTGCGTCGGGCTATCTGGCCGCAGCGAGATGCGATCAACTCCCTCATTCGGGAGGATAGCCAGTTAATTAGTCAACTGGTTAGAGTTTATTTACGCGATTGCTACGACCATACGGTACAGGTAATCGATATGGTGGAAACCTACCGCGAGTTGGCATCTAACCTTATGGATATATATTTGTCCTCGATTAGCAATCGCATGAATGAAGTCATGCAGACACTAACTGTAATCTCTACTATTTTTATCCCCCTGACCTTTATTGCCGGAATCTACGGCATGAACTTCGATCGCAGTGCCTCACCTTTAAACATGCCAGAACTAGGATGGTACTATGGCTATCCGCTGATTTTGACTGCGATGGCAGCGATCGCGATCTCATTGCTGATCTACTTTTGGCGCAGGGGCTGGCTATCAGACCGCGAACCATAA